ATCAGCCTAAGAAGAAAAACAAGCATTATTCTCCGTTCTGCCGCTATTCGAAGCCTTCATGATATTGCTGTAGCCTTCGGTATCGGTGCAGACGCTATTGATCCATACTTGCTCTTCTCTACTGTTTACGGCAAGGATGGCTCCGATTCTGTTATCAGCTTATACGAAGCACTCTGCAAGGGCCTAGAGAAAGTGACTTCAACTATAGGTATTCACGAAGCCCGCGGATATTTCCGCATCTTCTCCTCTATCGGTCTGAACGACTCGGTGGCAGAAGTTCTTCACATTGTGAACTTCTGTGGTTCTGAGAAGGCAGGTACTTCTTTCGAAGACCTGGAGAATGACAGCAAGCAACGTTATGAAGATTTCCAATCGGCGGAATCTAAGCCTGCGAAGCTGTTCCATCTGTGGCCACGCGTATGGAAGTCCATCGGTCAATTAGCTAGCGGAACTTTAACTTACCAAGAATTTGCTGATAAATTAGAAGAGATTGAGAAGCAAACCCCTCTTTCTATCCGTCACGTGGCCGACATTAACTATGAAAAGTCACAAGGAAAAGTTGATCCATCTGAGGTCAATATCGGGGTTGGTGATCACAGTTTACCATTTGTTATCTCCTCTATGTCCTTCGGATCGCAGAACGAGATTGCTTTCCGCGCTTATGCTGAAGCAGCTGATCAGCTAAACATGATCAGCTTGAACGGTGAAGGCGGAGAGATCAAGGACATGATCGGAAAATATCCGAAAACCCGTGGTCAGCAAATTGCATCCGGTCGTTTTGGTGTTAATGTAGAATTGGCTAACTCCAGCAACCTCCTCGAGTTAAAGATCGGTCAGGGTGCGAAGCCAGGTGAAGGCGGTCACTTGCCAGGTAAGAAAGTAACAGCGAAGGTTGCAGCAGCACGTAATGCCACCATCGGTTCGGACTTAATTTCACCATCGAATAACCATGACATTTACTCGATCGAGGATCTAGCTCAAATTATTGACGAATTTAAGACCGCTAACCATCAAGCGAAGGTAATTGTCAAGGTCCCTGTCGTGCCAAACATCGGAACCATTGCCGTAGGTGTGGCTAAGGCAGGTGCAGACATCATCACCCTCTCCGGTTTTGACGGTGGTACTGGTGCTGCAAGAATTCACGCTCTACAACACGTAGGATTACCAACTGAAATCGGAGTGGCCGCAGCTCATAAGGCATTAATTGAAGCTGGACTTCGTAATAAAGTTGAACTTTGGTCTGATGGTGGCTTAAAGAGTGGTAACGATGTAGTCAAAATGATGATGCTTGGAGCTAACCGTGCTGGTTTCGGTACCCTCGCCATGCTTGCAGTAGGTTGTACAACTTGCCGCGGTTGTCACTTAGATACCTGCCATGTAGGTATTGCTACTCAAATCGAATCTGTTGAAGAAGCTAAGGAACACGGCTTGCGTCGTTTCGTTCCTCGAGTATATGATGAGGCAGTTGAAAATCTGAAGCGTCTTTTCACCGCTTTCGGCGAAGAAGTGAAGCGTATTACCGCTGAACTTGGTATCTCTAACACGCAAGAGCTTGTTGGACGCTCCGATTTACTTCAGCAAGTTCGAGAAACGCAGAAGATTGATCTATCTGCTATGCTTGATCGTTTAGACTTGGAACCAGCTCTTCTTCCTGCTGTGCATGAAGAAGCAGAGTTAGCGAAGGTTCTTGTAGCTGCAGGAGCAGAAAACCAAAGCGCAGAACCGGTGTACGTGGACACGAACAGCCCGCTGGTTCGTCAATTTACCAATGTACTCGGTGATCAACGTGTGTTAGGAAGTCGCTATTCCGGTGAACGTGTGAAGCCTCACTTGGACGGCAGCTACGTTTCTCTTCCAGAAGTTCACTTGAACTTTGAATCTGGCTGTGTTCCTGGTAACGGTCTTGGTGCGTTTAACGCTGAAGGGATCAATATCCGAGTTCAAGGTGGAGCTCAGGATGGCGTCGGTAAAACTAGCTTCGGTGGTAAGATCAGCGTTATGAAGGCTCGTAACAAGAATGGCCTTTTCATTAACGGTTCTGTAGGAAAGAGCTTTGCCTACGGCGCACAAAAAGGTACTTTCATCGTCCAAGGAAATGCCGATGCTCGTGCTTGTATTCGTCTCTCCGGTGCAGATATCATCTTTGGCGGGGAGTTAACCCAACCAATCAACGATCAATTTGGTGGAATCGGTGGCCGTGCAAATCTTAAGGGCTTTGCATTTGAATATATGACAAACGGTAGAGCAATTGTGATGG
The Ammoniphilus sp. CFH 90114 DNA segment above includes these coding regions:
- a CDS encoding glutamate synthase-related protein translates to MRVSPNYGKFKNHLAQEHDSCGIVAIVEKNGQPTRDNVLRIIDALIKMEHRSGFIDGEGDGCGILTDIPRDLWAQKLTAAGHSSSLAYDEKFSVAHIFVPRKGHDPVQVMNAIRDLFAKYNVTILLEQENAVNSEVLGKNGRADEPIFWQVASLCENEGVKVESNLFDLHIEIEDLFHVHVASLSNYTAAYKVMGAASIIPRYYQDITKPEFASSATLGHNRYSTNTLSSFFRVQPFSVLGHNGEINTINKLEDEASMLGVPLVKGGSDSQNMNRTIETLIHRYGLSLFEALEMVFPPIHNEIKHLRPELRDLYMYFRQTWGHFAQGPAGIISRYKDECVFSVDALGLRPVWMVEDTTSLFFSSEQGVTPVTEMVSEPKSLAPGEKVGLILHKDAHVEVIYHGQLQETVYERAISKGTFTGFGDQLTFAKLDKAKAPYVDVTEVSNQIYSAFGWEREQIQLAEQMATNGAEPIRSLGHDAPLAALAQDRQNLADFIKESVAVVTNPAIDRDREMEHFSTRVVLGARPGVYRELSQPGIELPAPIILEGANLQEAAAQVGSSSLEQILEYFSAHGGVATLSTHFTDNQKMTDALEQLAEKAVQAAQSGSQIILLDDALTHTDGKYWIDPLLTVAKVDQALKSTKNDEGISLRRKTSIILRSAAIRSLHDIAVAFGIGADAIDPYLLFSTVYGKDGSDSVISLYEALCKGLEKVTSTIGIHEARGYFRIFSSIGLNDSVAEVLHIVNFCGSEKAGTSFEDLENDSKQRYEDFQSAESKPAKLFHLWPRVWKSIGQLASGTLTYQEFADKLEEIEKQTPLSIRHVADINYEKSQGKVDPSEVNIGVGDHSLPFVISSMSFGSQNEIAFRAYAEAADQLNMISLNGEGGEIKDMIGKYPKTRGQQIASGRFGVNVELANSSNLLELKIGQGAKPGEGGHLPGKKVTAKVAAARNATIGSDLISPSNNHDIYSIEDLAQIIDEFKTANHQAKVIVKVPVVPNIGTIAVGVAKAGADIITLSGFDGGTGAARIHALQHVGLPTEIGVAAAHKALIEAGLRNKVELWSDGGLKSGNDVVKMMMLGANRAGFGTLAMLAVGCTTCRGCHLDTCHVGIATQIESVEEAKEHGLRRFVPRVYDEAVENLKRLFTAFGEEVKRITAELGISNTQELVGRSDLLQQVRETQKIDLSAMLDRLDLEPALLPAVHEEAELAKVLVAAGAENQSAEPVYVDTNSPLVRQFTNVLGDQRVLGSRYSGERVKPHLDGSYVSLPEVHLNFESGCVPGNGLGAFNAEGINIRVQGGAQDGVGKTSFGGKISVMKARNKNGLFINGSVGKSFAYGAQKGTFIVQGNADARACIRLSGADIIFGGELTQPINDQFGGIGGRANLKGFAFEYMTNGRAIVMGDPGPWICAGMTGGVVYIRLQPEMGLDEAAINRRIAKGAKVSLLPLSDKGQSDVVELLNKYIDELKATDQAETAARIEALRDHAGQHFMMLAPVKLQADQSVATE